A single region of the Ptychodera flava strain L36383 chromosome 9, AS_Pfla_20210202, whole genome shotgun sequence genome encodes:
- the LOC139139816 gene encoding uncharacterized protein — MGDNEYYDQEVDDNADYRSIIVTNLEPGIPELTLHEHFGDPTVGGQIEKIVFSDDYTAAKVTFAEQEVAEQVLQIEAHAIGDTVVYVEPLLPRDQQEDQDVQDQEQDEYPDSSSQVYQDEYPEEAPGEQYPQDEGDPESDSQYGEHIQRPYEEEQPDYGPPESRTSQVNSAESIASGMQTPRSNILTPTSRRTFLPADPSPVRSASRSQRATPDSQQRSLSTPRQTTPAVEEQQKTPTSSLLHPRTPLLQETSPPANIYPDAISTRSQNKSSTSLQKSRASLKSGEASPAKATPPVTPQSKPTPVEQSEQNEKPVSRKASTARLISSRKKSNIDKLETESIKPSNLSSEKEETTSIKKADDQSEHEETRSLKAISEKESTRSVHSDITFDSRPTTRTSQQIFGDVECTLSPRYASDLKDTLGNPEEKLEKHAGIRFRRSIDGEIKISGTMGQLRRAEDYVRMSLARKRPTRDEDSDETGSVLTISSGPTRPPTPPTPPSNNILMQNYALHNVINTQYSHGNTLKMDETVRDYIEHCLKDRLEDIERTHDVQIVYKGSSRVTFLDQKDTWDTQNVLRAISSFKKLYRDTKAKSRVDVMKKPDTMSERAVVFAKQDCERKYPRVMVNKGKPGYISFYGLNEEEVRSAKNYFASKIKTHIEAAGPPSFISPSRPGSENKVEVLEEKERTSINSKPSSKAENKLDDKNDRKSISPKPPSRAEEVVPSDVVMHTGLDHFARSYLLSSKEIKMRIFTGDIVEETVDILINPVNEQLHPSCDIAVTIVKAAGRTVQREANAYIKRYGSLKAGEVAITSAGNLESVTLIIHAVSPRWSEANTEWSANLLSETYRNIFEMTHKYAAVSIAMPPLGTGLLGFPVRLSGNIACAALVSFLKRNPKTSIRDIRIVTEDGKVANRYSNIFDRQFSVGIPSHRGTHPAMRAQLESMASQYRRPYGHEREKPSGKVDKTASPSQESKRQTSSRRSEDSKASTRGSIHEGDVNSSKVNLDSKERKSVAASEKSEGSKPGSKQSKKGEEASKDNIKDEKKNDGSKTSVKDKNGQEKEERPSSQKSKAEDDDKQKVKSWRDESKEENKDAKEEKDTSKDGNKKDEKKEEPEESEEDKKTCRGCSKPQRDPSKLPKCKHKLCAECMEKARGELKCPVCEKTYWPPQGAQPKGTMTFEVDKNMHVAGFEKKPSIILKYDFPEGVQESGHPRPGQKYSAASFKAYLPDNSDGQKLKKLLKTAFDKGLTFGILAAESKDELCTIAWKDIVHKTSITGGPEANGYPDPDYMKRLKEQLKSKGIK; from the exons ATGGGAGATAACGAATACTACGATCAGGAAGTTGACGATAACGCTGATTACAGGAGCATTATTGTCACTAACCTTGAACCTGGAATACCAGAGTTAACCTTACATGAACACTTCGGTGACCCTACTGTTGGAGGACAAATCGAAAAGATTGTGTTTTCAGATGACTACACCGCCGCCAAGGTAACCTTTGCCGAACAAGAAG TCGCGGAACAGGTTTTACAAATCGAAGCCCATGCCATTGGTGACACGGTGGTATACGTGGAGCCGTTATTGCCACGGGATCAGCAAGAAGATCAGGACGTACAAGATCAAGAACAAGATGAATATCCTGATAGTTCGTCTCAAGTTTACCAGGATGAATATCCAGAAGAAGCACCCGGAGAGCAGTACCCCCAAGACGAGGGCGATCCAGAGTCAGACTCTCAGTATGGCGAGCATATTCAACGGCCGTATGAAGAAGAGCAACCAGACTATGGCCCTCCGGAATCAAGAACGTCACAAGTCAATAGTGCAGAAAGTATTGCTTCTGGGATGCAGACGCCACGTTCAAACATTTTGACACCAACGTCGCGCCGAACTTTCCTTCCGGCTGATCCATCACCCGTTAGATCAGCGTCCAGGTCACAACGTGCAACGCCTGACAGTCAACAAAGATCACTATCTACCCCTAGACAGACCACTCCTGCAGTCGAAGAACAACAGAAAACCCCAACATCCTCCCTCTTACACCCGAGGACACCACTCCTCCAGGAGACGTCACCACCAGCCAATATTTATCCTGATGCGATTTCCACGCGAAGTCAGAATAAATCATCAACGTCCTTGCAGAAATCCAGAGCATCCTTGAAAAGTGGGGAGGCAAGTCCTGCCAAAGCTACTCCACCGGTAACGCCCCAATCAAAACCAACTCCAGTTGAACAATCCGAACAGAATGAAAAACCAGTTTCTAGAAAAGCTTCAACAGCTCGACTGATTTCAAGCAGGAAGAAATCTAATATAGATAAATTGGAAACCGAGTCAATAAAG CCGTCTAATCTTTCATCGGAGAAGGAAGAAACAACATCAATTAAG AAAGCTGATGACCAGTCTGAGCATGAAGAAACGAGGTCCCTAAAA GCAATTTCAGAAAAGGAATCCACAAGATCTGTACATTCTGACATCACTTTCGATAGTCGTCCTACAACAAGAACCTCACAG CAAATCTTTGGTGACGTTGAGTGCACTCTCAGTCCGCGATATGCCTCTGACCTGAAAGACACTCTGGGCAACCCAGAAGAGAAACTCGAAAAACACGCCGGTATCAGATTTCGAAGATCTATAGATGGTGAGATCAAAATCAGTGGTACCATGGGGCAACTTCGCAGAGCAGAAGATTATGTCAGAATGTCTCTTGCCCGCAAACGACCCACTCGAGATGAGGATTCGGATGAAACTGGGTCGGTTCTGACGATCTCTTCGGGACCCACGCGTCCACCCACGCCGCCAACGCCTCCTTCGAACAACATACTTATGCAGAATTATGCCTTACATAATGTAATAAATACTCAATATTCCCATGGAAATACTTTGAAAATGGACGAAACCGTGAGGGACTATATCGAACACTGTTTAAAGGACAGACTCGAAGACATTGAACGGACGCATGACGTTCAAATCGTTTACAAGGGCAGTTCCAGGGTAACATTTCTCGACCAAAAAGATACCTGGGACACTCAAAATGTTCTCAGGGCAATTAGCTCATTTAAAAAGCTTTATCGAGACACTAAAGCTAAATCTAGAGTGGACGTCATGAAGAAACCAGACACCATGAGCGAGAGAGCCGTTGTGTTTGCGAAACAAGACTGTGAAAGGAAGTACCCGAGGGTAATGGTGAACAAGGGCAAACCTGGATACATCAGTTTTTACGGACTAAATGAAGAAGAAGTTCGTAGTGCTAAGAATTATTTTGCATCAAAGATAAAAACACACATCGAAGCAGCTGGCCCCCCTTCATTTATCAGTCCAAGCAGACCAGGGTCAGAAAATAAAGTCGAAGTGCTTGAAGAAAAGGAAAGAACGTCCATCAATTCTAAGCCTTCTAGCAAAGCGGAAAATAAACTGGATGACAAAAACGACAGGAAATCGATCTCTCCAAAGCCTCCGAGTAGAGCCGAAGAAGTTGTCCCGTCAGATGTAGTTATGCACACAGGATTAGATCACTTTGCTAGGTCGTACTTACTATCTAGCAAGGAGATAAAGATGCGAATCTTCACAGGAGATATCGTCGAagaaactgttgatattttaataaaCCCAGTAAATGAGCAATTGCATCCAAGCTGTGATATTGCTGTGACTATCGTGAAAGCCGCTGGGCGGACTGTTCAGAGAGAAGCCAATGCTTACATCAAGCGATATGGATCTTTGAAAGCCGGTGAAGTTGCAATTACATCGGCTGGCAATTTAGAATCAGTTACCCTTATTATTCACGCGGTCAGTCCAAGATGGTCCGAAGCCAACACAGAGTGGAGTGCCAATCTCTTGTCAGAGACTTACAGAAATATCTTCGAGATGACTCACAAGTATGCAGCTGTCTCTATCGCGATGCCGCCACTTGGAACAG GCTTGCTTGGATTTCCGGTTCGTTTAAGTGGTAATATTGCCTGTGCTGCTTTAGTAAGCTTCCTCAAACGAAACCCCAAGACATCAATCAGGGATATTCGCATCGTCACAGAGGACGGTAAAGTTGCAAATCGGTACAGCAATATTTTCGACAGACAGTTTTCAGTCGGGATACCATCACACCGGGGGACACACCCTGCTATGAGAGCACAGCTAGAAAGTATGGCGAGTCAATACCGAAGGCCCTACGGACATGAACGAGAAAAGCCGAGCGGTAAAGTAGACAAGACCGCGTCACCTTCTCAAGAAAGTAAAAGGCAGACAAGTAGTAGACGCTCGGAAGACAGCAAAGCGTCAACTAGGGGCAGCATACATGAAGGCGACGTTAATTCAAGTAAAGTCAATCTTGATTCAAAGGAACGAAAAAGTGTTGCAGCAAGTGAAAAGTCTGAGGGCAGCAAACCGGGGAGTAAGCAGAGCAAGAAAGGAGAGGAAGCAAGCAAAGACAACATTaaagatgaaaagaaaaatgaTGGAAGTAAAACCAGCGTGAAAGACAAAAATGGACAGGAAAAAGAGGAAAGACCAAGTTCGCAAAAATCGAAGGCTGAGGATGACGATAAACAAAAAGTCAAATCTTGGCGTGATGAATCAAAAGAGGAAAACAAAGATGCTAAGGAAGAAAAGGACACTTCAAAGGATGGCAACAAGAAGGATGAAAAGAAAGAGGAACCTGAAGAAAGCGAGGAAGATAAGAAAACTTGCCGCGGGTGCTCAAAACCTCAACGAGATCCCTCTAAACTGCCCAAATGCAAACATAAATTGTGCGCGGAATGTATGGAAAAGGCTAGGGGTGAGCTAAAGTGTCCCGTATGTGAGAAAACATACTGGCCACCACAGGGCGCCCAGCCAAAGGGAACCATGACGTTTGAAGTTGACAAGAATATGCACGTTGCAGGGTTCGAGAAAAAACCTAGTATTATACTCAAGTATGATTTTCCAGAGGGCGTTCAGGAG